One region of Wyeomyia smithii strain HCP4-BCI-WySm-NY-G18 chromosome 3, ASM2978416v1, whole genome shotgun sequence genomic DNA includes:
- the LOC129729302 gene encoding putative uncharacterized protein DDB_G0271606 encodes ESPACNQSAGSNKLDKKLTASTTTLSDKDPRDISNNGFNRFDPKYVSIGPKAIRSAGSQMTANVNKCATLRHGGRYGGSLTAGVAGGGRGTSPSPLLKNVRQPIVAQNQGHLRHPQQQHIQLQDKPDRQASNQQKQLNISTVSKDYNQSYSCATLPYKKPSGFSEAATTSILKKESNLDNKHQPTVYSIDTIYHQQAGQPTQQHHRSLSSTNQLYHETGAGSAFASPPPSSASTATTKSTISIINQPLPEIPTSAQHMKNNQQPLCAATLNQYRSLQRPNKQSGLSLKEPSPQLQHHPPPQQIQQKPSIPPKVTPPMLPPKNRHKDDATYQSRTSSISSTSRPQQPLPQPPSHQLSSSSHQSYGGIGGGHILTASGKTNFNAIQQQLQNQLHFKQYHQLTQQPWQREQLSNLSTAAAYQQQQQQQQHHQSSYPTHTERGYEQKSSRNRSYSGSSEREQHQQKASNIEKQKQSYQTLPKNHHHYHSGPGANTSSFSTQTPSQQPHHHHYSQQQQQQQQQQQQAQQQQQMHHQQSQQAVTQQQAPQQPKSILSKSRSNEARERERERDRDRDRDRDRDRDRERDRDRDRDRERSGHRSGHGSHEYHHESRSSESNKNPNVYYRSLQRGGLQANNDLYSVTEL; translated from the exons GAATCGCCTGCCTGCAATCAGTCTGCAGGCAGTAACAAGTTAG ATAAAAAACTGACAGCATCGACAACGACCCTCTCGGATAAAGACCCCCGGGACATTAGTAACAACGGCTTCAATCGCTTCGACCCAAAGTATGTCAGTATCGGTCCGAAGGCGATTCGGTCTGCTGGAAGTCAGATGACGGCCAATGTGAACAAGTGTGCTACACTGCGGCACGGAGGTCGTTACGGAGGTTCCTTGACTGCTGGGGTTGCTGGCGGAGGTCGCGGCACTAGCCCAAGCCCTCTACTGAAGAATGTTCGACAGCCAATTGTAGCCCAAAATCAGGGCCACTTGAGGCATCCCCAGCAGCAGCACATCCAGCTACAAGATAAACCGGATCGTCAAGCATCGAATCAACAGAAACAATTGAACATCTCAACCGTCTCCAAAGACTACAACCAATCGTACTCGTGTGCAACGCTACCATACAAGAAACCTAGTGGATTTTCAGAAGCAGCAACTACATCTATACTGAAAAAGGAGAGCAATCTGGACAACAAACACCAACCTACTGTCTACAGCATTGACACCATCTATCATCAGCAGGCAGGTCAACCAACTCAACAGCATCATCgttcactatcgagcacaaatCAGTTGTATCATGAAACGGGAGCAGGATCGGCATTCGCAAGCCCACCACCATCATCGGCATCGACGGCCACCACCAAGAGCACTATCTCGATCATTAACCAGCCACTGCCAGAGATTCCGACATCGGCACAACACATGAAGAACAATCAGCAGCCCCTTTGTGCGGCCACTCTGAACCAATACAGGTCGCTACAGCGACCGAACAAGCAGAGTGGTCTAAGCTTGAAAGAACCATCGCcacaactacagcatcatccaCCCCCGCAGCAGATTCAACAGAAGCCATCGATACCGCCCAAG GTTACTCCACCGATGCTTCCGCCGAAGAATCGCCACAAAGACGACGCCACCTACCAGTCCCGGACCTCGTCCATTTCCTCTACCAGTAGACCTCAGCAACCATTACCTCAACCTCCCTCACACCAATTGTCTTCATCGTCGCACCAGTCCTACGGTGGAATTGGCGGGGGCCACATCCTAACTGCCAGTGGAAAAACAAACTTCAATGCCATTCAGCAACAGCTCCAAAATCAGCTACACTTCAAGCAATACCATCAGCTCACACAACAACCCTGGCAGCGGGAACAACTCTCCAACCTTAGTACTGCTGCTGCCtaccaacaacagcagcagcagcaacagcatcaCCAATCCAGCTATCCAACTCACACCGAACGAGGTTACGAGCAAAAGTCCAGCCGTAATCGTTCCTACTCTGGCAGTAGCGAACGCGAGCAACATCAACAGAAGGCGAGCAATATCGAGAAGCAGAAGCAAAGCTATCAAACACTGCCAAAGAATCACCACCACTATCACAGTGGGCCGGGCGCGAATACCAGCTCCTTTAGCACACAAACACCTTCGCAGCAACCACATCACCATCACTACtcacaacagcagcagcaacaacaacaacaacaacagcaagcgcaacagcagcaacaaatGCATCACCAGCAGTCACAGCAGGCTGTGACTCAGCAGCAAGCGCCGCAGCAACCGAAAAGTATTCTGAGCAAATCACGATCGAATGAGGCACGTGAGCGAGAGCGAGAACGGGACCGTGATCGTGACCGCGATCGCGATAGGGACCGAGATCGGGAACGTGATCGTGATCGCGATCGGGACCGTGAACGGAGTGGTCATCGAAGTGGCCATGGCAGTCACGAGTACCACCACGAGTCTCGCAGCTCGGAGAGCAACAAGAACCCGAACGTTTACTATCGATCGTTGCAGCGCGGCGGACTACAGGCCAACAATGATCTTTATTCGGTGACGGAGTTGTGA